The following are from one region of the Natronosporangium hydrolyticum genome:
- a CDS encoding malectin domain-containing carbohydrate-binding protein, with protein sequence MVGQPDGAVAAGPPGHDRVVSDVPATGTPEIQDGLPQAIVAVGDRVLVGGSFSEVRDPGGGTLHQRPYLFAFDAATGAVDTDFTPSLAAEVLTLHPGPTADTVYVGGRFNHAGGNQGYNKIVLMDLTDGSVRTDFHAPPMNGAVFSAKAAGGRLYVGGKFTLAGTEERGGLVTLDPLTGDIDPFLDVHVTENHNWDGSSGAQAPVGPDRIDITPDGSTAVVIGNFRFANELDRDQVFLLDLTGEEAEIRDWHTNHFKPRCSWRSFDKWVRDVSFSPDGSYFVVVTTGGPHRNTLCDAVSRWETDATGSEQHPTWVNWSGGDTLLSVAVTETAVYAGGHQRWMNNHWGTDYPDTGAVGRPGLNAMDPVSGVDLSWNPGRNPRGYGATVLYATADGLYVGSDTDWIGNWEHYRPKLAFFPLAGGHQPPAGESATIPADVHFTDVEVEVGAGLPDILYRVNAAGPALPALDDGPEWFADNSTSSPYRNSGSLISTNANNVPGVLAPVPETTPIEVFNSTRWNPASADNLTWSFPVPAGTDLEVRLYFADRCWCTHQPGDRVMDILIDGVLVADGYDVVDSAAYNRGTMLSYPVTSDGEVEIEFEPVVEAPIVSAIEIVRDQTGDGEPGPGIGKRFYDGDEADELVAVGGADGTQWGELRGAFLVDDVLFYGMADGTFWRRSFDGSVVGLPQPLTPHLDPYWDGVQTHSGSSTYDGEPSSFAANIASMRGMYYTDGRVFYTRAGQNTLYWRWFNPENGLAGSREFTLAGSGNSGSVNNLSNTSGVLFVADGHVYWSRADDGRLLRRPLLDSGSGSEQVTTAGSASRQYTWDGSAEVVGGPEVDGVDWRTPGAFLR encoded by the coding sequence ATGGTCGGTCAGCCGGACGGCGCTGTCGCCGCCGGGCCACCCGGCCATGACCGGGTCGTCTCCGACGTACCAGCGACTGGGACGCCCGAGATTCAGGACGGCCTGCCGCAAGCAATCGTCGCCGTGGGTGACCGAGTCCTGGTCGGTGGCTCGTTCAGTGAGGTCCGCGATCCCGGCGGCGGCACGCTGCACCAGCGGCCCTACCTGTTCGCCTTCGATGCCGCCACCGGAGCGGTGGACACCGACTTCACCCCGTCGCTCGCCGCCGAGGTCCTCACCCTGCACCCCGGCCCGACCGCGGACACCGTCTACGTCGGTGGCCGCTTCAACCACGCCGGCGGAAACCAGGGCTACAACAAGATCGTGCTCATGGACCTCACCGACGGGTCGGTGCGCACCGACTTCCACGCCCCGCCCATGAACGGGGCGGTCTTCTCGGCGAAAGCGGCCGGCGGCCGGCTCTACGTCGGCGGGAAGTTCACCCTCGCCGGGACCGAGGAACGGGGTGGGCTGGTGACGCTCGACCCGCTCACCGGCGACATCGACCCATTCCTCGACGTGCACGTCACCGAGAACCACAACTGGGACGGCAGCTCCGGAGCCCAGGCCCCGGTCGGGCCCGATCGGATCGACATCACCCCGGACGGCAGTACCGCGGTGGTCATCGGCAACTTCCGGTTCGCCAACGAGCTCGATCGCGACCAGGTGTTCCTGCTCGACCTCACCGGTGAGGAGGCAGAGATCCGGGACTGGCACACCAACCACTTCAAGCCCCGGTGCTCGTGGCGCTCGTTCGACAAGTGGGTGCGGGACGTCAGCTTCTCGCCGGACGGTAGCTACTTCGTCGTCGTCACCACCGGTGGCCCGCACCGGAACACCCTCTGCGACGCGGTCTCCCGTTGGGAGACCGACGCCACCGGCAGCGAGCAGCACCCCACCTGGGTGAACTGGTCGGGTGGCGACACGCTGCTTTCGGTAGCGGTCACCGAAACCGCCGTCTACGCCGGTGGCCACCAGCGATGGATGAACAACCACTGGGGGACCGACTACCCCGACACCGGCGCGGTCGGCCGGCCCGGGCTGAACGCGATGGACCCGGTCAGCGGGGTCGACCTGTCCTGGAACCCCGGGCGCAACCCGCGCGGGTACGGCGCGACCGTGCTCTACGCCACCGCCGACGGGCTCTACGTCGGCTCGGACACCGACTGGATCGGCAACTGGGAGCACTACCGGCCGAAGCTCGCCTTCTTCCCGCTCGCCGGCGGGCACCAGCCGCCTGCGGGCGAGTCGGCGACCATCCCGGCGGACGTGCACTTCACCGATGTGGAGGTCGAGGTCGGCGCCGGCCTGCCGGACATCCTCTACCGGGTCAACGCGGCCGGGCCGGCGCTGCCGGCGCTCGACGACGGTCCGGAGTGGTTCGCCGACAACAGCACCAGCAGCCCGTACCGCAACTCCGGCAGCCTGATCTCCACCAACGCCAACAACGTGCCGGGAGTGCTGGCGCCGGTGCCCGAGACCACCCCGATCGAGGTGTTCAACTCCACCCGCTGGAATCCGGCGAGCGCCGACAACCTGACCTGGTCGTTCCCGGTCCCGGCCGGCACCGACCTGGAGGTCCGGCTCTACTTCGCCGACCGCTGCTGGTGCACCCACCAACCCGGTGACCGGGTCATGGACATCCTCATCGACGGGGTGCTGGTCGCCGACGGGTACGACGTGGTCGACAGCGCCGCCTACAACCGGGGGACCATGCTGTCGTACCCGGTCACCAGCGACGGCGAAGTGGAGATCGAGTTCGAACCGGTGGTCGAGGCCCCGATCGTCTCGGCGATCGAGATCGTGCGGGACCAGACCGGTGACGGGGAGCCCGGCCCGGGCATCGGTAAGCGCTTCTACGACGGCGATGAGGCCGACGAGTTGGTGGCGGTCGGTGGGGCCGACGGCACCCAATGGGGCGAACTGCGCGGGGCCTTCCTCGTCGACGACGTGCTCTTCTACGGCATGGCTGACGGCACCTTCTGGCGGCGCAGCTTCGATGGCTCGGTGGTCGGCCTGCCGCAGCCGCTCACCCCGCACCTCGACCCGTACTGGGACGGAGTGCAGACCCACTCGGGCAGCTCCACATACGATGGCGAACCGAGTTCGTTCGCCGCCAACATCGCCAGTATGCGCGGCATGTATTACACCGACGGCCGGGTCTTCTACACCCGCGCCGGGCAGAACACGCTCTACTGGCGCTGGTTCAACCCGGAGAACGGCCTGGCTGGCTCGCGGGAGTTCACCCTCGCCGGCAGCGGCAACTCCGGCAGCGTCAACAACCTCAGCAACACCTCCGGTGTGCTGTTCGTCGCGGACGGCCACGTCTACTGGTCCCGGGCCGATGACGGCCGGCTGCTCCGGCGGCCGCTGCTCGACTCGGGCTCCGGCAGCGAACAGGTGACCACCGCCGGCAGCGCCTCCCGGCAGTACACCTGGGACGGTTCAGCGGAGGTGGTCGGTGGGCCGGAGGTCGACGGGGTGGACTGGCGGACACCCGGGGCGTTCCTCCGGTAG
- the mce gene encoding methylmalonyl-CoA epimerase, with protein METTSIGLLRIDHVGVAVTDLAEAIQFHERVFGMRCVHVETNHRQGVQEAMLAVGPTSEGGYLQLLAPLNAESPLAKFLDRHGPGVQQVAYTVADVDTACQTLRERGVRVLYEQPEPGTAGSRINFVHPKDAGGVLVELVEPAAAAD; from the coding sequence ATGGAGACGACGAGCATCGGGCTGCTGCGGATCGACCACGTGGGGGTGGCAGTCACCGACCTGGCGGAGGCGATCCAATTTCACGAACGGGTCTTCGGCATGCGCTGCGTCCACGTGGAGACCAACCATCGGCAAGGAGTCCAGGAGGCGATGTTGGCGGTAGGCCCGACCTCGGAGGGCGGCTACCTGCAGCTATTGGCGCCGCTTAATGCCGAATCGCCGCTCGCGAAGTTCCTCGACCGGCACGGCCCCGGTGTCCAGCAGGTCGCCTACACCGTCGCCGACGTCGATACTGCTTGCCAAACGCTGCGGGAACGGGGAGTGCGGGTGCTCTACGAGCAGCCCGAGCCGGGCACCGCCGGCTCCCGGATCAACTTCGTACACCCCAAGGACGCTGGCGGGGTGCTGGTGGAGCTGGTAGAACCGGCAGCGGCCGCGGATTGA
- a CDS encoding class I SAM-dependent methyltransferase, producing the protein MPSVEWNQRVWGEEHGWEHAGDEWRGMADHCGASYPAWKQGLVATFIEPVPTGSRVLEIAPGHGRWSGYLLSRAESLALVDIAQPCLDACRERLDGDPRVSYHLTGGSSLAPLVDQSVDFAWSFDAFVHMDWPIIQGYLYELARVLTPGGTAVIHHAGQADWALSLAPVTRRLGRGGRVLQRWAGQRRLRDSGNRSPVSARLLAQGADQAGLRVLRQTDRWGATGQFTVGKYRDCISVLRRP; encoded by the coding sequence ATGCCGAGTGTGGAGTGGAACCAGCGGGTCTGGGGTGAAGAGCACGGCTGGGAGCACGCCGGTGACGAGTGGCGCGGCATGGCCGACCACTGCGGAGCCTCCTATCCGGCCTGGAAGCAGGGCCTGGTGGCGACGTTCATCGAGCCGGTGCCGACCGGCTCCCGAGTGCTGGAGATCGCCCCGGGCCACGGCCGGTGGTCGGGCTACCTGCTCTCCCGGGCCGAGTCGTTGGCGCTGGTCGACATCGCACAACCATGTCTGGACGCGTGCCGGGAGCGCCTCGACGGCGATCCCCGCGTCAGCTATCACCTGACCGGCGGTTCTTCGCTGGCTCCGCTGGTCGACCAGAGCGTCGATTTCGCCTGGTCGTTCGATGCCTTCGTCCACATGGATTGGCCGATCATCCAGGGTTATCTGTACGAGTTGGCGCGGGTGCTCACCCCCGGTGGCACCGCCGTCATTCACCACGCCGGGCAGGCCGACTGGGCGCTGTCGCTGGCCCCGGTTACCCGCCGGCTGGGCCGGGGCGGGCGGGTGCTGCAGCGGTGGGCTGGCCAGCGGCGGCTCCGGGACAGCGGCAACCGTTCGCCGGTCTCCGCCCGGCTGCTGGCGCAAGGGGCCGACCAGGCGGGCCTGCGGGTGCTGCGGCAGACCGACCGGTGGGGGGCCACCGGCCAGTTCACCGTGGGCAAATACCGCGACTGCATCAGCGTTCTGCGCCGGCCGTGA
- a CDS encoding cell division protein DivIVA, whose product MPQQQSSLAFFDNANSTPDFTVGLRGYDREQVNNYIARLHQSMAQQKADKEEAEKRLSDAQRRLRAAEQRLSSMEQKLTDTNKQLEENSRPTLSGLGTRVEQILRLAEEQANDHRGESKRESEGILSAARLEAREITDKARAEAAAMKATAEREANELTTNAEREAAEARVQARREADTLRADAERETKALRTATAHEVSELKGNVEREVATLRATAEREITQLRAKASREAEEKRAEATKLLSDAKDQRDRELQALALEIAERRENAEREDAARHAAQVAATQEMVEVAEDRARAAEERKAEIDRQAETRRTESERQASQLIADAKAQAEKARNEANTEANRVLTEARDEAERTTNAARDELAGLTRQKEAVTSQLGQMLSGLAGIVPGVGGGESGADEPEENDKAETSA is encoded by the coding sequence ATGCCCCAGCAGCAATCGTCGCTGGCGTTCTTCGATAACGCCAACAGCACCCCAGACTTCACGGTCGGCCTCCGCGGCTACGACCGTGAGCAGGTAAACAACTACATCGCCCGGCTGCACCAGTCCATGGCCCAGCAGAAGGCGGACAAAGAGGAAGCCGAGAAGCGACTCAGCGACGCCCAGCGCCGATTGCGCGCCGCCGAGCAGCGGCTCAGCTCCATGGAGCAGAAGCTCACCGACACCAACAAGCAGCTCGAGGAGAACAGCCGACCCACTCTGTCGGGGCTCGGCACCCGGGTCGAGCAGATCCTGCGCCTCGCCGAAGAGCAGGCTAACGACCACCGCGGTGAGTCCAAGCGGGAGTCTGAGGGCATTCTGTCGGCGGCCCGGCTGGAGGCACGGGAGATCACCGACAAGGCCCGGGCCGAAGCGGCGGCGATGAAGGCCACCGCAGAGCGCGAGGCGAACGAGCTGACGACCAACGCCGAGCGGGAGGCTGCTGAGGCTCGCGTCCAGGCCCGCCGGGAAGCGGACACGCTCCGGGCCGACGCCGAGCGGGAGACCAAGGCCCTACGCACCGCCACCGCGCACGAGGTCTCGGAGCTCAAGGGCAACGTGGAGCGAGAGGTGGCCACGCTGCGGGCCACCGCCGAGCGGGAGATCACCCAGCTGCGGGCGAAGGCCTCACGCGAGGCCGAAGAGAAGCGGGCCGAGGCGACGAAGCTGCTCAGCGACGCGAAGGATCAGCGAGACCGAGAGCTACAGGCGCTGGCGCTCGAGATCGCCGAACGGCGCGAGAACGCCGAGCGCGAGGACGCGGCCCGCCACGCCGCCCAGGTCGCCGCGACCCAGGAGATGGTCGAGGTGGCCGAGGATCGCGCCCGCGCCGCCGAAGAGCGCAAGGCCGAGATCGACCGGCAGGCGGAGACCCGCCGCACCGAATCCGAGCGGCAGGCCAGCCAGCTGATCGCCGACGCCAAGGCGCAGGCGGAGAAGGCCCGCAACGAGGCCAACACCGAGGCGAACCGGGTGCTCACCGAGGCCCGCGACGAGGCCGAGCGCACCACCAACGCCGCCCGCGACGAGCTCGCCGGGCTCACCCGGCAGAAGGAGGCGGTCACCTCCCAGCTGGGGCAGATGCTCTCCGGCCTGGCGGGGATCGTCCCCGGCGTGGGAGGCGGCGAATCCGGGGCCGACGAGCCCGAAGAGAACGACAAGGCGGAGACATCGGCGTAG